A window of the Mus pahari chromosome 1, PAHARI_EIJ_v1.1, whole genome shotgun sequence genome harbors these coding sequences:
- the LOC110336105 gene encoding olfactory receptor 14C36-like, translating into MSNSTLVTEFLLEDFAETWELRILLSVLFLLVYLGSLLGNLIIIITTTVDQTLNTPMYFFLRNLSILDICYVSVTVPSACINSLTDHRNISVGGCAAQIFFVYLCACVEILFLTIMAQDRYVAICKPLLYPVIMNHWFCVQMTVASLLSSLVLASVHTFKTFQLSFCHSNVVPQFFCDIPSLLRLSCSDTFNNKLLILLSAILVGGSCFVFIAISYVRILSTVLKVPVKGERGKAFSTCVPHIIVVSVFLSSAAYVYLKPPVVTLEVAKEMTLSVFYTIVPPFLNPIIYSLRNRQIKEAVTKLISRLFFPCLNVKEHIFVRVL; encoded by the coding sequence atgtcCAATTCCACCCTGGTAACCGAGTTTCTGCTGGAAGATTTTGCTGAGACTTGGGAGCTCAGGATCCTACTCAGTGTGCTGTTTCTGCTGGTGTACCTGGGCAGCCTGTTAGGGAAtcttatcatcatcattactacTACAGTTGACCAGACCCTgaacacacccatgtacttcttcctcaggaaTCTCTCCATTTTAGATATATGCTATGTTTCTGTCACTGTGCCCAGTGCTTGTATCAACTCTCTCACTGACCACAGGAATATTTCTGTAGGTGGGTGTGCAGCACAGATCTTTTTTgtctatttgtgtgcatgtgtagagatTCTATTTCTCACCATCATGGCCCaggaccgctatgtggccatctgtaagcCTCTCCTCTACCCTGTGATCATGAACCACTGGTTCTGTGTTCAGATGACAGTGGCTTCCCTACTCAGTTCTCTTGTCCTTGCAAGTGTGCACACTTTCAAAACTTTCCAGCTGTCCTTCTGTCACTCTAATGTGGTCCCTCAGTTCTTCTGTGATATTCCTTCATTGCTGAGGCTTTCTTGCTCTGATACCTTTAACAACAAACTCCTAATTCTTCTGTCTGCCATTTTGGTTGGTGGTAGCTGCTTTGTCTTCATTGCCATATCATATGTTCGCATATTATCAACAGTGTTGAAGGTTCCtgtcaaaggagagagagggaaggccTTTTCCACCTGTGTCCCTCACATTATTgtggtgtctgtctttcttaGTTCTGCTGCCTATGTATATCTAAAACCTCCAGTGGTAACATTAGAAGTAGCTAAGGAGATGACTCTTTCTGTNTTCTATACCATTGTTCCACCATTCTTAAATCCTATCATCTATAGTCTTAGAAACAGACAGATAAAGGAGGCTGTGACTAAACTTATATCAAGATTATTTTTTCCATGTTTGAATGTAAAGGAACACATatttgtcagggttctctag